The stretch of DNA GAGAAACCTATATATATTGATTGCATATTACTGCTCATCGCCTGGCGGGGGGACGCGGGGCCCGGGGGTATGAGAGCGTGCCGAACGCATCTCTGCCGACGGGCGGCAGGTGCGAGCACGGCCGGACATGCCCTGAAACGGCAGAAGATATCGTCCTGAAAGACCCAAAAGAAACCATTCCAGGTGATGCCGACACGGACGTTCGGCGCAGGACGGTTTTCCCCCCACCACGCAATCCCAGCGGCATTGGAGCCGGGAAGAGGTGATCAGCGTGAGCAATGTCAGAAAACTCCTGTATCTCAGACAGGCGATGCGGAACCAGTGGCTGAAAAAGAAGGAGATCGAAGAGATCCAGAGACGCATGATGCGGGGGATGATCGTGCACGCCTACGACAACGTGCCCTTCTACCACAGGAAGTTCAGAGAGGCAGGAGTTACGCCCGATGATATCCGGACCGTTGAAGATCTCCGGAAAATACCGATAACCACAAAAAAAGAACTCAAAGAGAATTTTTCCGACCTGATCGCCCGCGGGGTCGATCCCTCCTCGTGCTGGATGCCGAGGACCAGCGGATCGACGGGGATACCGCTCAAAGCGGCCTATGGGAGGAGAGACGAAGATTATCAGAAGGCGATCGCACTCAGGCCGAACCTTGCGTGCGGCCAGCACCTCCGGGATCCCTGGGCGGTGCTCACGGCGCCCCACCACATCCTGGACAAAAAACACTGGTTCCAGAAGCTCAGGTTTCTCTCACCCACCTTCATCAATATATTCGCCGACCTGCAGGAGCAGATCAGGCTTCTCGAAGAGATGCAGCCGCGGGTCATCGACGGATATCCCTCGGCGCTCTACCTGCTGGCACGGGAGATGAAGCGGACCGGCAGAAAGACGATCAACCCGGAGATCATCTTCAGCACGGCCGAACACCTCTCGCCCGAGATGCGGGAGGGCATCGAATCCACATTCGGGATCAGGATGTACGACCAGTTCGGGTGCGTCGAGATGGGGCGGACGGCCTGGGAATGTCCCGAACATGCGGGCTACCATATGGACATCGATGCGGTGGTGATGGAGTTTCTCCGGGACGGCGAGCCGGTCGCTTCGGGCGAGCGCGGGGAGATCGTGTACACCGGGCTCTACCATTATGCGATGCCGCGTATCAGGTACGCCGTCGGCGATGTCGGGGTCCCGACCGACGAGGAGTGCCCCTGCGGGCGGGGGCTGCCCCTGATGAAAGAGGTCGAGGGGCGATCTGACTCGTTCATCCAGACCCCGGACGGGAGGATCTATCCCCAGATGACCTTCTGGGCGATCATGAGGACGTTTGCGCACGCCGAAGAGATCGCACAGTTCAGGGTGATACAGGAGAGAACGGACGCCATCACCGTCCCGGTCGTCAGGGGCAAAAATTACCGGGAGGGGATCGACGAGGAGATCAGGAGGCACATCATCGGCGTGCTGGGCGAAGACGTGAAGATCACGGTCAGCCCGGTCGACGAACTCCCGCGCGATCCCACCGGCAAGGTGAGAACGGTGATCTCCAATGCGCAGATCCAGTGGTGACTATCCACACCCCATTTTGTGAATTAAATCACATCAGAGACCATTAATACGCCCAAATAACCAGGCCAGGATATCCCGAAGCCGGCAGCGGTGCAATTCGGCGTCAGCACCCGAGAGATGGGGGAGAGAAACGCCCTATCTGAGGAGTCGGGGACCGACTGACCCGTACCAGGAGGCTCTGGAGGGGCATCATCGACGCCAGCCGACCTCTCCTGTCACCCGGGAACAGGAGGCGTACAGAAAGATGTGGCAAGAACCGCGTGATTTTCATCTCTCTTTGCTTCAATCCCCGGGACCGTCTGCAAACCCACCATATGACCGGCAGTGTCCGATAAATGAGAATAGAAACCAATAAACGGTTGATCGGCGACTATGGCTTTAGAGCAGAAAAAGGAGAGCCCGGAATGAAGCAGGACAGGACAGACACATCTGAGAAAGCCGACGAAAATCGGATCGAAATATTGAAGGACGCGTATATCTCCCCGGAGCTCATCGAAACCCGCCTTGGAAAGGTGGAGATAGATATCACCCGGGGCGACGGGCCTGTTCTGATGGGCAGTCACGGAGGTCTCGGCGGCGTCGATCAGTGCCGTGCGGCCATTGATTTTGCCGGCAACGATTTCAGGCTTCTTTCTCTCTCCCGCCCGGGATATCTGGGAACACCCCTCGAGAGCGGGAAGTCACTCGAGGAGCAGGCCGATCTCTTTGCCGCCGTCCTCGACGAGCTGGGGATCGAGAAGGTGGCGATGTTTTCCATCTCCGCAGGCGGACCGTTCGCATACACCTTCGCCATACGCCATCCCGACCGGATCTGGGCACTGATCGCCGCAGACGCCGTCAGCGGGTATTACGATCTCCCCGAGACCGCAGGGCCGGTCACCCAGATGATGTTCCTCTCCGATATCGGCCAGAGCCTTCTTCAGAAGATGACGAAATCCAAACCCGATGCATTCATAAAAGAGATCTTCAAGAGCGAGGCCTATTACACGAAGAAGCAGATGAAGGAGCACCTCGATTTCGTCCTGAACGATCCGTACGCACACGGGTTCGCAACGGCCTTCATGAATACGATGTACCCCTACAAACCCAGAAGAGCGGGAACGGAGAACGATCTGAAGATCACCCGCAAGCTCACCCATCTGCCCGTAGAAAAGATCACATGCCCGACCCTGGTGATCCACGGCACGCACGATGCGGACGTCAAGTTCTATGACGGCGTCTATGCATACGAGCACATCGAGAATGCAGAGCGGATCTGGATCGAGGAGGGCTCGCACCTCTGTTTCTGGATCAACCCGAAGTCAAAAGAGGCGCAGCGGTATGCCCTTGACTTTTTGAAGAGGAACATGCCAGAATGATTTCCGGGGTTTCCGGATCTTTTGAACCGCCCATGAACCGGGCACGCGGGTTCGCGGCGCTCAGCAGGCCCTCGCCCTCTTCCCGGGGCTCGATCAAAAAAAAGAGATCAAATCTTCTTTAATTTTTCAGTAAGTTCTGCAGCACGCTCTTTTCCGATCAGGAGGCCCGCCGAGATGTTCACCCATTTGATCAGATCGGGCATGTCAGAGCGCTGGATCGCCGAAAATTCAACTCCGTCCATATGAGAGCGGGTCTGGCGCTCCAGAAAGCGCTCGGCCCCCGGCCCGAGGTACTCGGTCGTGATATCCAGAACACGTTTGGAAAGGAGGTTCATGGTATCACTCACGTTTCGTCTCTTCGTCAGTGTCCATGAAGATCTTGAGACTTGCAACCATCCGGGAGAACGAATCCGCGAGTTCGCCGATTTCGTCCTTTCTCCGTACATCCACCGTCACCGAGAGGTCGCCCATGCTGATGGCGCGGGCGGTCGCGTTCAGTTTCCTGATGTCCCGAATGATCGTCAGGGAGAAAATGCCGATGATAAACGCTGCGACGAGAGAGGCAATGCCGATGATGAGGTATATCGTGTTCCCGATGAAGTTCTGCCGCTCAATGACGTCCGAACTGTCCATGTCGATCCCGACGATGCCGACGACCTCGCCCGCGCTGTTTCTGATCGGTGCATAGCCTGAGAGGACGGTACCCCACTGGTCGGTGGTAAATTCGTCGTCCGCAGACAGGCCTTCAAAGCCGTCGAGCATATTTTCGGTGACGCCCTCATAGATCTCCCCGATCCCGGCAACGTCCTCGTCGTAGCCATAGTCGGCATCGACAACAAATACGATCTCATTCCCGGATTTTCGCATCGAATAGACGTATAATACATCCGGGTTGGTCTGCTGGACCGATTTGAAGTCATCGCGTATCCGTATGAATGCCTGCGTGCTTTCATCGCCGGGCTTCAATGACGCGAATGCATCCCCGTCCACCTGAACAGCAACCGCCCCGGCAACGGCCATCAGTTCGCTCTGCGTCGACTCCTTGAGGGCGTTTTTCGTCTCTCCATAGGTATAGAAGAACGTGAGCCCCGATGTGATGAGGATGAGAACGACAAAACTCGCGATCAGCTTTGTCGAGAGGCTATGAAGCACCTTAACCATGTTATAATATAAATAAATATCCCATATAAAACTTCTCAAATTATACTATAATATAGATATAGAGATAAAATATCGGATTTTAACCAAAGATAACGACCATAAAGAGATAAAAGAGATAAGGCGCCCTCTCATGAAAAAGAGGGTTTCACCTGGAGGCCGTCCCACGGGCCGCCGCAGCCATTCCAGCCACATACGCCCTCAGCGCCGCCTGCATCGCCGCCACGTCGCCGCCGTGCGCCCCGACGATCCTGACGACGGCGCTCCCCACGATCGCGGCATCGGCCCCGGCATCGGCGATCTCCCGCACGTGCTCGGGCCTGGAGATCCCGAAGCCGACGGCGACCGGAAGGGAGGCGGACGAGCGGACGGCAGCGATCCGCCGGGCGATCGCCGGGTCGAGGCTCTCCCGCACGCCGGTGACCCCCTGCACCGAGACCAGGTAGAGGAACCCGCTCGCCAGACCGGCGATGAGGGGGAGGCGCTCGGGCGGGGTGTTGGGAGCGACCAGGAAGATCCGGTCCAGACCGTGCTCCCGGGCGGCGGCGTCGAAGGGACCGGACTCCTCGGGTGGGAGGTCGGTGACCAGGACGGCGTCCGCCCCGGCATCCCGCGCCTCGCGGCAGAAGCGTGCGTCGCCGCGGACATAGACCGGGTTGTAAGAGGTCATCAGCACGATCGGGACCTGAACGCGCTCCCTGATCGCCCGCACCAGCGCAAATAGTCTCTCGGTCGTCATCCCGCCGGCGAGCGCCCGCACATTCGCCTCCTGGATCACCGGGCCGTCGGCGATCGGGTCGGTGAACGGGATCCCGATCTCCAGGATATCGGCCCCGCCCTCGACGATCGCCATCGCCGCCGCAAGGGAGGTCGCAGGGTCGGGGTCGCCGCCGACGAGATAGGCGACCAGGAGGGGGCGCTTCGCCCCGGCGAAGGCCTCCGCGATCCTGCTCATCGCCGGCCCCCCATGATCGCCGCCACTCCTTCGACGTCCTTGTCCCCCCGGCCCGAGAGGTTGACGATGAGAATGTCGTCCCTCTCCATCTCCTCCGCCGCCTTCACCGCCTGCGCCACCGCATGCGACGATTCCAGCGCCGGGACGATCCCCTCGCGCCTGGAGAGGAGGGAGAACGCCGCCAGGGCTTCGTCGTCGGTGACGGCGGTATACGCCACCCGGCCCGCCTCTTTGAGCATGCTGTGCTCCGGCCCCACGCCCGGATAGTCGAGGCCGGCCGAGACCGAATGCGTCTCCAGCACCTGGCCGTCGGCGTCCTGCAGGAGATAGGAGAGCGCCCCGTGGAGCACTCCTTTCGTACCGGCGCAGAGGGTCGCCCCGTGCTCTCCGCTCTCCAGCCCCCGCCCGCCGGCCTCGACCCCGATCAGCCTCACCCGATCGTTCAAGAAGGGGTGGAAGATCCCGATGGCGTTCGACCCGCCGCCGACGCAGGCAATGACGGCGTCGGGCAGGCGCCCTTCGGCGCGGAGGATCTGCGATCTCGTCTCCTCCCCGATCACCCGCTGGAAGTCCCTGACGATCGTCGGGTACGGGTGCGGCCCGACCACCGAACCCAGGCAGTAATAGGTCTCCCCGGCGTTCGTCACCCAGTCGCGGAGGGCCTCGTTGACGGCGTCCTTCAGGGTCCGCTGCCCGGTCGCAACCGGGATCACCCGCGCCCCCAGCAGCTCCATCCTGAAGACGTTCAGCCGCTGCCGCGCCATATCGGTCTCCCCCATGTAGACCTCGACCGGGATCCCGAGAACGGCCCCGGCGATCGCTGTGGCGACGCCGTGCTGCCCTGCCCCGGTCTCGGCGATGATCCGCCGCTTTCCCATATGCTTCGCAAGCAGGGCCTGCCCCAGGGCGTTGTTGGTCTTGTGCGCCCCGCCGTGGAGGAGGTCCTCGCGCTTCAGGTAGAGCCGGCACCCCAGGTCGGCAGAGAGGTTTCTGCAGAAGGTGAGCGGGGTCGGCCTCCCGGCAAACTCCGCAAGGTAGGTCTGCAGCTCCTCCTGAAACCCGGGATCAGCCTTTGCCGCTTCGTACGCCGACGCCAGTTCCTCCAGGGGGGCCATCAGGGTCTCCGGGACGAACTGCCCGCCGAACCCGCCGAACGATCCTGCGTTCACGGGGTGATCCCCCTGCACGCCATGACACACGCCTTCATTTTATCAATGTTTTTTATGCCGGGGCTGTCCTCGACACCGGAGGAGACGTCGACGGCGTACGGCCTGACCACCGCAACCGCCGCCCCGATGTTCTCCGGGCCAAGCCCGCCGGAGAGAATGACCGGGACGGGCGAGGCCCGCACCAGGGCCTCTGCCTCCCGGAGATCGCAGTGCATGCCAGAACCCCTGCTCGCATCGAGGAGGAGGGCGTCGAACCGGCTTTCGGGGATTTTGCCGTCCCCGACCCCCCTGATCACCCGCACCCCGGGGGGCACGTCGAGGTCGCAATAGACCTGGACGGCGGTCGGATGGAGGGCGAGCATCCCGGCAAGGTCGTCCGGGTCGTCGGTGGCCGAAACGCAGACGCGCCCGGTGAAGGGGCCGAGGGAGGCGAAGATCGCCGCCGCCTCCGCCGGCGTGACCGAGCGGGGCGAGTCCGAGAACATGACGACGCCCACGGCGTCCGCACCCGCGGCCTCGGCGGCGAGGGCGTCACGGACGCGCGTGATCCCGCAGATCTTCAGGCGCATACCAGCCTCCCGAGCCGCCGCGCCGGGTCGCCCGAACCCATCACCGAGGAGCCGATCAGGAAGGCGTCGCAGTGGTCCTTGAGCGCCCTGATATCGCAGGGCCAGACGACCCCGCTCTCCGAGACCACCAGCCGGCCCTCGCCAGCAAACAGGGGGGAGAGACGGACGGTGGTCTTCAGGTCGATCGTCATCGTGGC from Methanofollis liminatans DSM 4140 encodes:
- a CDS encoding alpha/beta fold hydrolase; the protein is MKQDRTDTSEKADENRIEILKDAYISPELIETRLGKVEIDITRGDGPVLMGSHGGLGGVDQCRAAIDFAGNDFRLLSLSRPGYLGTPLESGKSLEEQADLFAAVLDELGIEKVAMFSISAGGPFAYTFAIRHPDRIWALIAADAVSGYYDLPETAGPVTQMMFLSDIGQSLLQKMTKSKPDAFIKEIFKSEAYYTKKQMKEHLDFVLNDPYAHGFATAFMNTMYPYKPRRAGTENDLKITRKLTHLPVEKITCPTLVIHGTHDADVKFYDGVYAYEHIENAERIWIEEGSHLCFWINPKSKEAQRYALDFLKRNMPE
- a CDS encoding HAMP domain-containing protein, with translation MVKVLHSLSTKLIASFVVLILITSGLTFFYTYGETKNALKESTQSELMAVAGAVAVQVDGDAFASLKPGDESTQAFIRIRDDFKSVQQTNPDVLYVYSMRKSGNEIVFVVDADYGYDEDVAGIGEIYEGVTENMLDGFEGLSADDEFTTDQWGTVLSGYAPIRNSAGEVVGIVGIDMDSSDVIERQNFIGNTIYLIIGIASLVAAFIIGIFSLTIIRDIRKLNATARAISMGDLSVTVDVRRKDEIGELADSFSRMVASLKIFMDTDEETKRE
- the trpA gene encoding tryptophan synthase subunit alpha; translated protein: MSRIAEAFAGAKRPLLVAYLVGGDPDPATSLAAAMAIVEGGADILEIGIPFTDPIADGPVIQEANVRALAGGMTTERLFALVRAIRERVQVPIVLMTSYNPVYVRGDARFCREARDAGADAVLVTDLPPEESGPFDAAAREHGLDRIFLVAPNTPPERLPLIAGLASGFLYLVSVQGVTGVRESLDPAIARRIAAVRSSASLPVAVGFGISRPEHVREIADAGADAAIVGSAVVRIVGAHGGDVAAMQAALRAYVAGMAAAARGTASR
- a CDS encoding phenylacetate--CoA ligase family protein, which translates into the protein MSNVRKLLYLRQAMRNQWLKKKEIEEIQRRMMRGMIVHAYDNVPFYHRKFREAGVTPDDIRTVEDLRKIPITTKKELKENFSDLIARGVDPSSCWMPRTSGSTGIPLKAAYGRRDEDYQKAIALRPNLACGQHLRDPWAVLTAPHHILDKKHWFQKLRFLSPTFINIFADLQEQIRLLEEMQPRVIDGYPSALYLLAREMKRTGRKTINPEIIFSTAEHLSPEMREGIESTFGIRMYDQFGCVEMGRTAWECPEHAGYHMDIDAVVMEFLRDGEPVASGERGEIVYTGLYHYAMPRIRYAVGDVGVPTDEECPCGRGLPLMKEVEGRSDSFIQTPDGRIYPQMTFWAIMRTFAHAEEIAQFRVIQERTDAITVPVVRGKNYREGIDEEIRRHIIGVLGEDVKITVSPVDELPRDPTGKVRTVISNAQIQW
- a CDS encoding phosphoribosylanthranilate isomerase; the protein is MRLKICGITRVRDALAAEAAGADAVGVVMFSDSPRSVTPAEAAAIFASLGPFTGRVCVSATDDPDDLAGMLALHPTAVQVYCDLDVPPGVRVIRGVGDGKIPESRFDALLLDASRGSGMHCDLREAEALVRASPVPVILSGGLGPENIGAAVAVVRPYAVDVSSGVEDSPGIKNIDKMKACVMACRGITP
- the trpB gene encoding tryptophan synthase subunit beta gives rise to the protein MNAGSFGGFGGQFVPETLMAPLEELASAYEAAKADPGFQEELQTYLAEFAGRPTPLTFCRNLSADLGCRLYLKREDLLHGGAHKTNNALGQALLAKHMGKRRIIAETGAGQHGVATAIAGAVLGIPVEVYMGETDMARQRLNVFRMELLGARVIPVATGQRTLKDAVNEALRDWVTNAGETYYCLGSVVGPHPYPTIVRDFQRVIGEETRSQILRAEGRLPDAVIACVGGGSNAIGIFHPFLNDRVRLIGVEAGGRGLESGEHGATLCAGTKGVLHGALSYLLQDADGQVLETHSVSAGLDYPGVGPEHSMLKEAGRVAYTAVTDDEALAAFSLLSRREGIVPALESSHAVAQAVKAAEEMERDDILIVNLSGRGDKDVEGVAAIMGGRR